A stretch of Clostridium sp. BJN0001 DNA encodes these proteins:
- a CDS encoding IS4 family transposase, translating into MKNTRLLSLILKETNDLITSSEYKEAYSLGNSFSRNRKLSFSNTVHFICSALRKSISSEIDNFIEDHKCLKFPSITKQAFSKARQNISPEAFNELCRLFVDKFYSINKNLNTWNGFNILAVDGTSLQVPDTKECGEYFGLSSNQNKTRTAIATASALYDVLNDIIVDSRITKYKTSERHIAKQHIESIGDKFCPRKSIVIFDRGYPSYDMFDYLNSKELLFLMRVSTSFKLAQSIDSPDFILKYKVKGEIKKIRVVKVKLSDEVTETLVTNIYDDTITPLKFKELYFLRWGVESKYKELKCSLKIEEFSGTKPIAIKQDFYVSIYLSMIAALIKKDADAAISNDNKDKDLNSIYQSNRNFILGQVFKRIIALLVKSRLRNKLLELILEKAIKIRSQIRCNRSCERKNKHPRKKHHHNIKSCF; encoded by the coding sequence ATGAAAAATACTAGATTATTATCTTTAATTTTAAAAGAAACAAACGATTTAATTACTTCAAGTGAGTACAAAGAAGCATACAGCTTAGGTAACTCATTCTCAAGGAATAGAAAACTATCCTTTTCAAATACGGTTCATTTTATTTGCTCCGCATTGCGAAAATCCATCTCTTCTGAAATTGATAATTTTATTGAAGATCATAAATGTTTAAAATTTCCGTCAATAACAAAACAAGCATTTTCTAAGGCAAGACAAAATATATCACCAGAAGCCTTTAATGAATTATGCAGACTTTTTGTTGATAAATTTTATAGTATAAATAAAAATTTAAACACTTGGAATGGTTTTAATATTCTAGCTGTAGATGGAACTAGTCTACAAGTGCCAGATACAAAAGAATGTGGTGAATATTTTGGATTAAGCAGTAATCAAAATAAGACAAGAACTGCTATTGCGACGGCGTCAGCCTTATATGATGTATTAAATGACATTATTGTAGATTCTAGAATTACTAAATATAAGACAAGTGAAAGACATATTGCAAAACAACATATAGAGTCAATAGGAGATAAATTCTGTCCTCGAAAAAGCATTGTTATTTTTGATAGAGGCTATCCTTCATATGATATGTTTGATTATTTAAATTCCAAGGAATTACTATTTTTAATGCGAGTATCAACATCTTTTAAACTTGCACAATCAATAGATTCCCCTGACTTTATTTTAAAATATAAAGTTAAAGGTGAAATAAAAAAAATAAGAGTAGTAAAAGTTAAGCTGTCAGATGAGGTGACAGAAACTTTAGTGACTAACATCTATGATGATACTATTACGCCTTTAAAATTCAAAGAACTCTATTTCTTAAGATGGGGCGTTGAATCTAAATATAAAGAATTAAAATGCAGTCTTAAAATCGAAGAATTTTCAGGTACTAAGCCAATTGCCATAAAGCAAGATTTTTACGTTTCTATTTATTTATCGATGATTGCAGCTCTTATAAAAAAAGATGCCGATGCTGCGATATCAAATGATAATAAGGATAAAGATTTAAATTCAATATATCAATCAAATAGGAATTTTATTTTGGGACAGGTATTCAAACGAATTATAGCTTTATTAGTTAAATCTAGATTAAGAAATAAGCTGTTAGAATTAATACTTGAAAAAGCTATAAAAATACGCTCACAAATACGTTGCAACCGATCTTGTGAGCGCAAAAACAAACATCCAAGAAAAAAGCACCATCATAATATTAAATCCTGTTTTTAA
- a CDS encoding helix-turn-helix transcriptional regulator: protein MTTAEMIKELCEQMNISVSELARRIGQTPQNFNKKLKRETVTLDELKAIADMLGVKFVQAFVLPDGDEIKISNE from the coding sequence ATGACTACGGCAGAAATGATTAAAGAACTGTGTGAGCAAATGAATATAAGCGTTTCTGAACTTGCTAGACGTATTGGCCAGACTCCACAGAATTTCAATAAGAAATTGAAACGGGAAACGGTAACCTTGGATGAGTTGAAAGCCATCGCTGATATGCTTGGTGTCAAGTTTGTGCAGGCATTTGTTTTACCTGATGGTGATGAGATAAAAATATCTAACGAGTAA
- a CDS encoding Crp/Fnr family transcriptional regulator, translating to MKKKDLMHEIKNQYIEKQGYHDVTHTHHQGHESASHASCITVVPIFNHLEGEQMDEIMKVTKSTSFKKGEVIYREGDISDLLYIVSKGKIRIYRLSESGKEQLVRILNPGDFTGELALFRESIQEAYAEAMSDTDVCMISRNDLQEFLLKYPTISLKILSEFSNRLETSEKQTTRFAIEKVDTRLALFLAECMESGDGPMEIELPMSKKDLASYLGTTPETISRKLADLENEGYIKQKSGRKIEILDLDGLLLV from the coding sequence ATGAAAAAAAAGGATTTGATGCATGAAATTAAAAATCAATATATAGAAAAACAAGGGTATCACGATGTTACTCACACTCATCATCAAGGACATGAGTCAGCTTCACATGCTTCATGTATCACTGTAGTTCCGATCTTTAATCATTTAGAAGGAGAACAGATGGATGAAATTATGAAAGTAACGAAATCGACCTCTTTTAAAAAGGGTGAAGTAATTTACCGAGAGGGAGATATATCCGACTTGTTATATATTGTAAGTAAAGGGAAGATTCGAATTTACCGTTTGTCTGAATCAGGAAAAGAACAATTAGTGAGAATATTAAATCCAGGCGATTTCACTGGAGAGCTTGCCTTGTTTCGCGAATCAATTCAGGAAGCATATGCAGAAGCAATGAGTGATACCGATGTATGTATGATTAGTAGAAATGATTTACAAGAATTTTTATTAAAGTACCCTACTATATCTTTGAAGATTTTATCGGAATTCTCTAACCGATTAGAAACATCAGAAAAACAAACAACTAGATTTGCCATAGAGAAGGTAGATACTAGATTAGCACTGTTTCTTGCAGAATGCATGGAAAGCGGAGATGGTCCAATGGAAATTGAATTGCCAATGAGTAAAAAGGATTTAGCCTCTTATCTAGGAACTACTCCAGAAACTATTAGTAGAAAGTTAGCTGACCTTGAAAATGAAGGATATATAAAACAAAAATCAGGTAGAAAGATTGAGATTTTGGATTTAGATGGATTGTTGTTGGTATAG
- a CDS encoding heavy metal translocating P-type ATPase has product MQKFILGRKNHITIVSAILIIMAFVSKLGFENEQIAIWALVIASILGVLPIAIQAYQALKVKVVSIDVLVTIAVIGAFIIRNYEESAIVTFLFLFGAYLEQRTLNKTRSAIKELTQIAPESALKQVENGEFEEVEIDEVDVGDILLVKTGAKIPVDGTVLTGEGHINEASITGEAVPVSKKEGSRVYAGTILENGTIQITADRVGEDTTFGKIIELVEEAQDSKSEAERFIDRFSKYYTPAVLVLSFIVWIFSRDIELAITILVLGCPGALVIGVPVSNVAGIGNGARHGVLLKGSEVISDFSRLDTIVFDKTGTLTIGNPKVADKEIYADNVNEVLGYLASVEKESDHPLAKAVVEYIGDIKLYTVEKTDVVKGGGIVAHVEGHKVAVGNVALMEQENVLLSEKARADIARFEKNGNSLVLTSVDGELKALMGIRDQIRPGVKDDLKKLKKLGVKNLVVLSGDNQGTVDLVARELGLTEAHGHMLPEDKATYIKELQEKGQIVAFVGDGVNDSPSLALAQIGIAMGGGTDVAIETSDVVLMNSDFSLLPHALGLTKATANNMRQNIFIAVGVVLVLLASVFFSDWMNMSIGMLVHEASILVVILNGMRLLRYKL; this is encoded by the coding sequence GTGCAAAAATTTATATTAGGAAGAAAAAACCATATTACAATAGTAAGTGCAATCTTAATAATAATGGCATTTGTCAGTAAATTAGGCTTCGAAAACGAACAAATAGCCATATGGGCATTAGTAATTGCTTCAATTTTGGGAGTTTTACCTATTGCGATTCAAGCGTATCAAGCATTAAAAGTCAAAGTAGTTAGTATTGATGTTTTAGTTACCATTGCAGTTATCGGAGCCTTTATAATTAGAAACTACGAAGAATCAGCAATTGTTACATTTTTATTTCTATTTGGAGCTTATCTAGAACAAAGGACACTTAATAAAACACGTTCTGCAATTAAAGAATTAACTCAAATAGCACCAGAAAGTGCCTTAAAACAAGTGGAAAATGGTGAGTTTGAAGAAGTAGAAATAGATGAAGTTGATGTAGGAGATATTTTGCTTGTTAAAACGGGTGCAAAAATCCCAGTTGACGGTACAGTGTTAACAGGAGAAGGGCATATTAATGAAGCAAGTATTACCGGAGAAGCGGTTCCTGTAAGTAAAAAGGAAGGTTCGAGGGTATATGCCGGAACAATTTTAGAAAATGGAACTATTCAAATCACTGCTGATCGTGTAGGTGAGGATACTACTTTTGGTAAAATCATTGAGTTGGTTGAAGAAGCACAGGATTCAAAATCAGAAGCAGAACGTTTCATTGATAGATTTTCTAAATACTACACACCAGCTGTTTTGGTTCTCTCTTTTATTGTATGGATATTTTCAAGGGATATTGAACTTGCAATTACAATATTAGTTTTAGGATGTCCAGGAGCATTGGTAATCGGTGTACCGGTTTCAAACGTCGCGGGGATTGGCAATGGAGCACGTCATGGAGTCCTTCTAAAAGGTAGCGAGGTTATTAGTGATTTTAGCAGACTAGATACCATTGTATTTGACAAAACAGGTACATTAACAATAGGAAATCCCAAAGTAGCTGATAAAGAAATTTATGCAGATAATGTAAATGAAGTATTAGGGTATCTAGCAAGTGTTGAAAAGGAATCAGATCATCCATTAGCAAAAGCAGTTGTAGAATATATTGGAGATATAAAATTATATACAGTTGAAAAAACAGATGTTGTAAAAGGTGGAGGAATTGTAGCTCATGTAGAAGGTCATAAAGTTGCAGTCGGTAATGTGGCACTAATGGAGCAAGAAAATGTTCTTTTAAGTGAAAAAGCTCGTGCAGATATTGCCAGATTTGAGAAAAATGGAAATTCACTTGTTTTAACATCAGTTGATGGTGAATTAAAGGCATTGATGGGTATTCGTGATCAAATTCGCCCGGGTGTAAAAGATGATCTTAAAAAGTTGAAAAAACTTGGTGTTAAAAATCTAGTAGTTCTTTCTGGTGATAACCAAGGAACAGTTGATTTAGTAGCACGTGAACTAGGACTTACAGAAGCTCATGGACATATGTTGCCAGAAGATAAAGCAACATATATTAAAGAGTTACAAGAAAAAGGTCAAATTGTGGCATTTGTTGGAGATGGAGTAAATGATAGTCCTTCACTAGCTCTAGCACAAATTGGAATTGCCATGGGAGGCGGAACAGATGTAGCCATAGAAACGTCAGATGTTGTTTTAATGAATTCAGATTTTAGTCTCTTGCCACATGCACTAGGTTTAACAAAAGCGACAGCTAATAACATGCGACAAAATATTTTTATTGCAGTTGGAGTTGTATTAGTCCTGTTAGCTAGCGTATTTTTTAGTGACTGGATGAATATGTCAATCGGAATGTTAGTACACGAAGCAAGCATATTAGTGGTCATTTTAAATGGCATGAGGTTGCTACGCTACAAACTATGA
- a CDS encoding heavy-metal-associated domain-containing protein has protein sequence MQKATIQLETLTCPSCMQKIENGVKSLDGVSKESLKVLFNSSKVRVEFDDEKVSIKDIEHVIDKLGYEVLKSQVKNI, from the coding sequence ATGCAAAAAGCAACGATTCAATTAGAAACATTAACATGTCCGTCTTGTATGCAAAAAATAGAGAATGGTGTGAAATCTTTGGACGGGGTAAGTAAAGAGAGTTTAAAAGTACTATTTAATTCAAGTAAGGTGAGGGTGGAATTTGACGATGAAAAAGTATCTATAAAAGACATTGAACATGTTATCGACAAATTAGGTTATGAAGTATTAAAATCCCAGGTCAAAAATATTTAA
- a CDS encoding DDE-type integrase/transposase/recombinase produces the protein MDEKTRKEIALFRYGILAPLISGTYDENKSVKQFFRDAAGKVYQTPDGEDTKVAAATLERWYYNYKNKGFEALIPVKRCDTGRTRKLDSDITEQIKYLKQEYPRIPATLIYQKLINNGTIVKGDISLSTINRYVNVLKLENKYSKNKDMKRYERAHINEVWCGDSSVGPYLKVDGKKKRVYIIALIDDASRYITGIDVFFNDNFVNLMSVLKSAVTRFGKPKILNFDNGASYKNKQMELLAARIGTTISYCAPYTPQSKAKIERWFRTLKDQWMSQLNMNDFNNLDELRISLISYVNSYNQHIHSSLDGLSPQDRFFKESHMIKRLTDEQIETSFLLEYERRVSADNVVMIDETEYEVDYRYSKQRITLRYSPDLSKIYVVDKNTPELTEIKLLNKHDNSVIKREKIKLTGGQE, from the coding sequence ATGGACGAAAAAACTAGAAAAGAAATAGCACTTTTCAGGTACGGAATCTTGGCTCCTCTGATAAGTGGTACTTATGATGAAAATAAAAGTGTTAAACAATTTTTCCGAGATGCCGCAGGCAAAGTATATCAGACTCCAGATGGTGAAGATACTAAGGTAGCTGCTGCTACTCTTGAACGTTGGTATTACAATTACAAGAATAAGGGCTTTGAGGCACTCATACCTGTAAAACGATGCGACACTGGAAGAACACGTAAATTAGATTCTGATATTACAGAACAGATTAAATATTTAAAACAAGAATATCCAAGAATCCCAGCAACACTTATCTATCAAAAGCTTATTAACAATGGAACTATTGTTAAAGGAGATATTTCACTTTCAACAATTAATAGGTATGTTAATGTTCTTAAGCTTGAGAATAAATATTCTAAAAATAAAGATATGAAAAGATATGAGCGTGCTCATATAAATGAAGTATGGTGTGGTGACAGCAGCGTTGGACCTTATTTGAAGGTAGATGGTAAAAAGAAACGCGTTTACATAATAGCACTTATTGATGATGCTTCAAGATACATAACAGGAATAGATGTATTTTTTAATGATAATTTTGTAAATCTTATGTCTGTTTTAAAATCTGCTGTTACACGATTCGGGAAACCTAAAATCTTAAACTTTGATAATGGTGCTTCATATAAGAACAAGCAAATGGAACTTTTAGCAGCTAGAATAGGTACAACTATTAGTTATTGTGCACCCTATACCCCACAATCAAAAGCTAAAATTGAAAGGTGGTTTCGTACATTAAAAGATCAATGGATGTCCCAGCTTAATATGAATGATTTTAATAATTTAGATGAACTTAGGATAAGCCTTATTTCATATGTTAATAGCTATAATCAGCATATACATTCTTCTCTAGATGGACTATCTCCACAGGACAGGTTTTTCAAGGAATCTCACATGATTAAAAGGCTTACAGATGAACAAATTGAAACTTCCTTTTTACTTGAATATGAAAGAAGAGTATCAGCCGATAACGTAGTTATGATAGATGAAACAGAATATGAAGTTGATTATAGATACTCAAAACAAAGAATAACCCTAAGATATTCACCTGATTTAAGCAAAATTTATGTAGTTGATAAAAACACTCCTGAACTTACAGAAATAAAGCTTTTAAATAAGCATGATAATTCTGTTATAAAAAGGGAAAAAATAAAACTTACTGGAGGTCAAGAATAA
- a CDS encoding DUF6431 domain-containing protein: protein MITNIYDTKIISNLDSKIKSLTQKSYDKFIKDIDFHKLTCSCGRSGQLVKHGYYKRTVKNSDGKISITILRAKCTCCNKTHAIFPECIVPYSQILLCDHISIINAYNSKASFEPIMIANEFIDESNIFYIIKQYLEHWKERITSFKISLDLSISKQCLKNFKRQFMQIKCTNNILFS from the coding sequence ATGATAACTAATATTTATGATACAAAAATCATATCTAATTTAGATTCAAAAATCAAGTCATTAACGCAAAAATCCTATGATAAATTTATTAAAGACATAGATTTTCACAAACTTACTTGTTCCTGCGGAAGGTCCGGGCAGCTTGTAAAGCATGGTTATTACAAGAGAACTGTTAAAAACAGTGATGGCAAGATATCTATAACAATTCTTAGAGCAAAGTGTACATGTTGCAATAAAACTCATGCTATATTTCCAGAGTGTATTGTACCTTATTCTCAAATTCTTTTATGTGATCATATTTCAATTATTAATGCTTATAATTCCAAAGCTTCTTTTGAACCCATTATGATAGCTAATGAATTTATCGATGAAAGCAATATTTTTTATATAATAAAACAATATCTAGAGCATTGGAAGGAACGTATTACTTCATTTAAAATTTCATTAGATTTAAGTATTTCAAAGCAATGTTTAAAAAACTTTAAAAGACAATTTATGCAAATTAAATGCACCAATAATATTTTATTTTCGTAA
- a CDS encoding nitroreductase family protein translates to MIDEEYYEMIFKRKSFRRFNDTIKLSNEELHDIEEKIKGLISLVDNIEVKYRIVPRAETTCKRGEYCLLIYSEEKVNYLLNLGYMFEQLDLYLASKDIGVCWYGMGKTEESEYQNLKFVIMMALGKSNPSEFRKDYTKCKRKETQEIWTDISGLETIADVVKYAPSACNTQPWRAVCEKNKLKIYRTTNIKSIMPKDKVPFYNSIDMGIFLYFLEVTFVHNNISFQRSLPKYRIAFYMMLKNLNIFKINKEQALFT, encoded by the coding sequence ATGATAGATGAGGAATATTATGAAATGATTTTTAAAAGAAAATCATTTAGAAGATTTAACGACACCATTAAGTTATCCAATGAAGAATTACATGATATTGAAGAAAAAATTAAAGGTTTAATATCCCTTGTAGATAATATAGAAGTTAAATACAGGATTGTACCAAGAGCTGAAACTACTTGTAAACGAGGGGAATATTGTTTGCTAATTTATAGTGAAGAAAAAGTAAATTACTTGTTAAACCTTGGATATATGTTTGAACAGTTGGATTTATATTTGGCTTCTAAGGATATTGGTGTATGTTGGTATGGAATGGGTAAAACAGAAGAATCAGAATATCAAAACTTGAAATTTGTGATTATGATGGCTTTGGGTAAAAGTAACCCTAGTGAATTTAGAAAAGATTATACAAAATGCAAGAGAAAAGAAACACAGGAAATTTGGACAGATATTTCAGGGTTAGAAACCATAGCAGATGTTGTAAAATATGCTCCAAGTGCCTGTAACACACAACCATGGAGAGCTGTGTGTGAAAAGAATAAATTGAAAATATATAGAACAACCAATATTAAATCTATTATGCCTAAAGACAAAGTACCATTTTATAATTCAATTGATATGGGAATTTTTCTATATTTTTTAGAAGTAACTTTTGTGCATAACAATATTTCTTTTCAAAGGTCTTTACCTAAGTATAGAATAGCATTTTATATGATGTTAAAAAATTTAAATATCTTCAAAATAAATAAAGAGCAAGCATTATTTACATGA
- the rlmH gene encoding 23S rRNA (pseudouridine(1915)-N(3))-methyltransferase RlmH, producing MNVTLITVGKLKEKYLKQAVDEYSKRLSRYCKLNIIELQDEKTPENASEKEEDNIKEKEGKLILNKIKDNSYVVALDLKGKHLTSVEFSKFISDCTVMGNSDIAFVIGGSLGLSSEVLKRANYKLCFSKMTFPHQLFRVMLLEQIYRAFRIMKNEPYHK from the coding sequence ATGAACGTAACGTTAATTACGGTAGGAAAACTTAAAGAAAAATATTTAAAGCAAGCAGTTGACGAGTATTCAAAAAGACTTTCAAGGTATTGCAAACTTAATATAATAGAACTTCAAGATGAAAAGACTCCTGAAAATGCTTCAGAAAAAGAAGAGGATAATATAAAAGAAAAAGAAGGAAAGCTGATACTCAATAAAATAAAAGATAATTCATACGTAGTAGCTCTTGACCTTAAAGGAAAGCATTTAACTTCAGTAGAATTTTCTAAATTTATATCTGACTGTACGGTAATGGGAAATTCAGATATAGCATTTGTAATAGGCGGAAGTCTTGGACTTTCGAGTGAGGTTCTTAAAAGAGCAAACTATAAATTATGTTTTTCTAAAATGACATTTCCTCATCAGCTTTTTAGGGTAATGCTCCTTGAACAAATATATAGAGCTTTTAGAATTATGAAGAATGAACCGTATCATAAGTAA
- a CDS encoding lactate utilization protein, whose protein sequence is MDENVLLINKKRIERTIDSLKKNNINGYYISSKEELIKKIKEIVPEGKTVASGGSMTLFETGVIDHLRSGRYNYLDRDKEGLSREDIQKIYREAFSSYCYFGSTNAITEDGEIYNVDGNGNRVAAMLFGPQKVILVVGVNKIVCSIEDAVKRLKTIAAPANAVRLNKKTPCASVGHCMNCNSSERICNEYTVIKRQSDDSRMHVLFLNEDLGY, encoded by the coding sequence ATGGACGAAAATGTATTGTTAATTAATAAAAAGCGAATTGAAAGAACAATTGATTCACTAAAGAAAAACAATATTAATGGATATTATATTTCATCAAAAGAAGAACTTATTAAAAAGATAAAAGAAATTGTACCAGAAGGAAAGACTGTTGCTTCTGGTGGTTCAATGACATTATTTGAAACTGGAGTAATAGATCATTTAAGAAGCGGAAGGTACAATTATTTAGACAGAGATAAAGAAGGACTTTCGAGAGAAGATATACAGAAAATTTATAGAGAAGCTTTTTCAAGTTATTGCTATTTTGGAAGTACAAATGCGATAACTGAAGATGGAGAGATTTACAATGTAGATGGTAATGGTAACAGAGTTGCAGCTATGTTATTTGGGCCTCAAAAAGTCATACTAGTTGTAGGTGTAAATAAGATTGTATGTTCTATTGAAGATGCAGTTAAAAGACTTAAAACCATTGCAGCACCTGCAAATGCAGTAAGGCTTAATAAGAAAACTCCATGTGCTTCTGTTGGACATTGTATGAACTGTAATAGCAGTGAAAGAATATGTAATGAGTATACTGTTATAAAAAGGCAGTCTGATGATTCAAGAATGCATGTATTATTTTTAAACGAAGACTTAGGATATTAG
- a CDS encoding SEC-C metal-binding domain-containing protein codes for MSLYKDWTDMVIEYVKTKGEKAFWAEYSKLEKSIYKDLLGNHKTVKKTTIEDLAKEYDSSIEFVMGFIDGINDSLKKEYDLEKLEKNTEIVLDLDLEKLYYNMLDAKADYLYDLPQWEAIFSKEKRHEIQKKFKDSKTVRNLNKIGRNDPCPCGSGKKYKNCCGKAK; via the coding sequence ATGAGTTTATATAAAGATTGGACTGACATGGTAATAGAGTATGTTAAAACTAAAGGGGAGAAAGCTTTCTGGGCTGAATATAGTAAGCTTGAGAAATCAATTTATAAGGATCTTTTAGGAAATCATAAGACTGTTAAGAAAACAACAATAGAAGATTTAGCTAAAGAATATGATTCTTCAATTGAATTTGTAATGGGATTTATTGATGGAATAAATGATAGCTTAAAAAAAGAGTACGATCTTGAAAAGTTAGAAAAGAATACAGAGATAGTATTAGACTTAGACTTAGAAAAACTTTATTATAATATGCTAGATGCTAAAGCAGATTATTTATATGATCTTCCTCAGTGGGAAGCTATATTCTCAAAGGAAAAAAGACATGAAATTCAAAAGAAGTTTAAAGATTCTAAGACAGTAAGAAATTTAAATAAAATTGGAAGAAATGATCCATGTCCTTGCGGAAGTGGCAAGAAGTATAAAAACTGCTGTGGAAAGGCAAAATAA
- a CDS encoding MBL fold metallo-hydrolase → MIFCSLYSGSSGNSMFIASEKTKILVDAGLSGKKIDLALDKIDQNPRELDGIFITHEHSDHIKGAGILSRKYDLPIFANADTWDAMKDQLGKIKEKNIKLIGKRSVTEIKDMNILSFNIPHDAVSPMGYTITDGEKSVSIATDIGTFTSEIFENTKDSDVVLLESNHDVNMLKFGPYPYSLKTRILSEIGHLSNDDCGSAVVDLLKVKENRRIILGHLSKTNNQPDLAYQTVVNILNENGIDHKQDIKLTMANRYNPSQYIEM, encoded by the coding sequence TTGATATTTTGTTCACTATATAGTGGAAGCAGCGGAAACAGTATGTTTATAGCATCAGAAAAAACAAAAATACTTGTTGATGCAGGGCTTTCTGGTAAAAAAATAGATCTTGCCTTAGATAAAATTGATCAAAATCCAAGAGAACTCGATGGAATATTCATAACTCATGAACATAGTGATCATATAAAAGGGGCTGGAATATTATCTAGAAAATACGATTTACCTATCTTTGCAAATGCAGATACGTGGGACGCAATGAAGGATCAGCTCGGTAAAATAAAAGAAAAGAATATTAAGCTAATAGGAAAGAGATCTGTTACTGAGATAAAGGATATGAATATTCTTTCTTTTAATATTCCTCATGATGCGGTTTCACCTATGGGATATACAATAACAGATGGGGAAAAAAGCGTAAGCATAGCAACAGATATTGGAACATTTACAAGTGAGATATTTGAAAATACAAAAGATTCAGATGTTGTTCTTTTAGAGAGCAATCATGATGTAAATATGCTAAAATTTGGACCGTATCCATATTCTTTAAAAACAAGAATTTTAAGTGAAATTGGTCATCTTTCGAATGATGACTGTGGAAGTGCAGTTGTAGATTTACTTAAGGTAAAAGAAAATAGAAGAATAATATTAGGTCATTTAAGTAAAACAAATAATCAACCGGATTTAGCTTATCAGACTGTTGTTAATATTTTAAATGAAAATGGAATTGATCATAAACAAGATATTAAATTGACTATGGCAAATAGATATAATCCAAGCCAGTATATAGAGATGTAA